The following are from one region of the Flavobacteriaceae bacterium UJ101 genome:
- a CDS encoding putative molybdenum transport system permease protein YvgM (could be part of the binding-protein-dependent transport system for molybdenu; probably responsible for the translocation of the substrate across the membrane; Belongs to the binding-protein-dependent transport system permease family. CysTW subfamily; Contains 1 ABC transmembrane type-1 domain.): protein MMDWEPLLLTFKLALITTLLLLVIAIPLAYWLAHTQSRIKPIIETLVSMPLVLPPTVLGFYLLVTFSPSNSFGAWLNDFFGIQLIFSFKGLIFASIIYSLPFMVHPIQAGFSNLPSSLTEASYALGKSKTTTLFKVLLPNIKPSLLTGIVLAFAHTIGEFGVVLMIGGNIPGKTKVASIAIYDEVEALNYSAANSYSFILFIISFSILLVVYLINGGYLKRFGKW, encoded by the coding sequence ATGATGGATTGGGAACCTTTACTATTAACTTTCAAATTAGCTTTAATCACAACTTTATTATTATTGGTTATTGCTATTCCTCTAGCTTATTGGCTGGCTCATACTCAATCACGTATAAAACCCATTATTGAGACTTTGGTTAGTATGCCTTTGGTATTGCCTCCTACTGTTTTAGGATTTTATTTACTAGTCACCTTTAGTCCTTCTAATTCATTTGGGGCTTGGTTAAATGATTTTTTTGGAATACAACTTATTTTTTCTTTTAAAGGACTCATTTTTGCTTCAATTATTTATAGCTTGCCTTTTATGGTACATCCCATCCAAGCAGGCTTTTCCAATTTACCTTCCTCTCTTACGGAAGCTTCTTACGCATTAGGTAAGTCAAAAACGACTACCCTTTTTAAAGTACTGTTACCCAATATAAAACCTTCTCTATTAACGGGAATTGTTTTGGCTTTTGCCCATACTATAGGAGAATTTGGCGTGGTATTAATGATTGGCGGAAATATACCTGGAAAAACAAAAGTTGCTTCTATTGCGATATACGATGAGGTTGAAGCCCTTAATTATAGTGCTGCTAATTCATATTCTTTTATTTTATTTATAATTTCCTTTAGTATATTATTAGTCG